The DNA segment CGGATATGAATGCTGAATTTTTTCGCTAAAAAAGAGCTTTCCCTGTTCTTGAAGCGCTTCAATGATTTTTTCATTGGCTTTAAAAACATGCGTTCCGGCAAAAACACCCGCCTCTTCTTTAAAAATTCCCCGTCCGTCCACCGGCATCACAATATCCAAATGATACTTCAATCCGGTCTGATAATCTTCCTGCCCGTGGCCCGGCGCTGTATGCACCAAACCGGTTCCGTCTTCTTTGGTTACGTAATCAACGGTAACAACAGGACATTCTTTTTTAGAGCCAAATGGATGAACGTACGTTAAGGATTTTAATGATTCGCCGCTTAATTCTTTCAAAACCTTATGATCTCTGATATTGCCTTTTTCTAGGACAGAATTCGCCAAGCTGCTTTCTACGATAAAAACTTGCTGGCCTGATTCGATCAGCAAATATTTATACTTAGGATGGACCGCCACCGCCACGTTGGCCAAAAGCGTCCACGGCGTTGTGGTCCAGATAAGCAAAAACAGATCTTTACCTTTTGGAAAGCCTGAAATACTTTCCGGATTATTCACTTTAAATTTGACATAAACCGCCGGAGATTCGTGGTTTTCATATTCCACTTCCGCTTCCGCCAAAGCTGTTTCGCACGTCGGACACCAGTTGACAGGCTTTAACCCACGGTAAATATATTTCTTATCATTTAAAGCCGCTAATGATTTTAAAATCCAATATTCATAATCTTTGGAAAGTGTCAGATAAGGATTTTCCCAATCGCCAAAAACCCCTAAGCGCTTAAATTGTTCGCGTTGAAGGCCAACATATTTCATCGCGTAATCGTGCGCTTTTTTGCGGAATTCCACGCAATCAACTTTTGATTTATCCGTTTTTAATTCTTTGAACAGCTGATGTTCAATAGGAAGCCCATGACAATCCCAGCCCGGAACATAGTGGCTATCAAAACCTTTCATGGTCCAGTATTTGACGATCATGTCTTTAAGAATTTTATTTAAGGCATGGCCGATATGGATATTGCCATTGGCATAAGGCGGCCCGTCATGCAGAACAAATTTCGGCTTTCCGGAATTATTTTTGCGAATGGCCGCATAGAGATTCTCTTGTTCCCACTTGGCTAACATTTGCGGCTCGCGCCCGGCCAAATTAGCCTTCATGGAAAACTCTGTTTGCGGAAGGTTTAGAGTTTTTCGGTATTCCATTTTATTTGATGTATTTTCCGATAATGATATTGAGGTCTTTTTTAACTTTTGCAGGAATTAGCGCCGCGGGCGTTACAATAGCATTCTTAATGGCACCTTGGGCGGTTAATGTTTTCAATCGACTGACTTGCGGGATAGCTTTTTTTAAGATCCGCTTGGCATTTTCAACATTTTTATTTAAATTGGCGATGATCATTTCTAAACTTACGCTTTCATGCGATGAGTGCCAGCAATCATAATCGGTAATGGCCGCCAGCGTCGCGTAAGAAATTTCCGTTTCACGGGCTAATTTGGCTTCGGTTAAATTGGTCATTCCGATAATAGACATTCCCCAACTGCAATAAAGATGTGATTCGGCTTTTGTGGAAAACTGCGGGCCTTCCATATTAATATAGGTTCCGCCTTTATGAGCGGTTAATCCTAATTCTTTAGCGCTTTTATAAAGAATTTCACTAAGAACAGGACAAACCGGATCAGCGAAAGCCGTATGTACCACAATGCCATCGGTAAAAAAACTGGCTTGGCGCAAAAAAGTCCTGTCGAGAAATTGATCCGGGATAACAAAATCTAAAGGTTTTAATTCTTCTTTCAAACTTCCGCAGGCAGAAACCGAAAGAATGGCGTCAACGCCGAGTTTTTTCATTCCGAAAATATTGGCGCGATAATTGATTTCGCTGGGAGAAATTCGATGGCCTTTTCCGTGGCGAGGCAAGAAAA comes from the Candidatus Omnitrophota bacterium genome and includes:
- the mtnP gene encoding S-methyl-5'-thioadenosine phosphorylase — translated: MAKVGIIGGSGLYNIEGIKKLKTIKVKTPFGDPSDVYMSGTLEGADVVFLPRHGKGHRISPSEINYRANIFGMKKLGVDAILSVSACGSLKEELKPLDFVIPDQFLDRTFLRQASFFTDGIVVHTAFADPVCPVLSEILYKSAKELGLTAHKGGTYINMEGPQFSTKAESHLYCSWGMSIIGMTNLTEAKLARETEISYATLAAITDYDCWHSSHESVSLEMIIANLNKNVENAKRILKKAIPQVSRLKTLTAQGAIKNAIVTPAALIPAKVKKDLNIIIGKYIK